The Streptomyces cynarae genome contains a region encoding:
- a CDS encoding ATP-binding SpoIIE family protein phosphatase yields MDHGTETGASAGHGAVEYATAGRIPLAVVVVDREGLVSHWSRGARRLFGIPREDALGRPAVDLLPVSGALPGGEDTGPYGAYVAYDGLGPGLESSLDGRLSYPAAGRARLSVPDTERVDVLWWAYPLVGPGPERLLVLAADAGALHHQDDGMAVERIAPAFALHTDFPGAEELARRLPEILPSMSVGDSARIVSQVLELGYPILEFSQNDRVPVTPDWGVPRRSERRARRERAARAVAAGRPVPQDVQDEGEDLEYAAVRERLEFLNEVSGKIGTSLDLAQTIIEVSKAVVPRFTDVACTYLREQVVAGEGFPDGVPDTTTMWHRVALEHTDEPGRWEDVVPVGEAMPFPAQTPFFQCMTTGQPVVIPRISEEMGHAIASQFDKRDIRPLITHRSMLIVPLKARQVVLGFMALMRHPERPEFNDMDRVTGAELAARAALVLDNARMYTYQENVAETLQDSMLPHIAPRMTGCDIATRYLPGTLLGRVGGDWFDSVKLPGARTALVVGDVMGHGLNSAAMMGQLRTAVQTMAALDLPPAQLLRNLDDLAQRLGDSYLATCLYAVYDPIASELHLANAGHIPPVIVRAEDGRSELLDLPTGAPIGVGGVPFESVRVPVSPGDRLVMCTDGLVEVRGEDIGVGLATLCESAAHPAASMDDACDTIIRALNTCGGRKDDVALLMARLAGIEPEDVAVWRFSLDPVEVGRARAVVREQLHEWGLGALAHNAELMVSELVTNAVRHSHGRPVEVRLVRGDTLLCEVDDDDHTLPTLLSAGPGDESGRGLRVVSTLAREWGTSRTNAGKTVWFELTLPRAVRR; encoded by the coding sequence ATGGACCATGGCACCGAGACGGGCGCCTCGGCCGGGCACGGCGCGGTGGAGTACGCCACGGCCGGCCGTATCCCGCTGGCCGTGGTCGTGGTGGACCGCGAGGGGCTGGTCTCGCACTGGAGCCGGGGTGCGCGAAGGTTATTCGGCATCCCCAGGGAGGACGCGCTCGGCCGGCCCGCCGTCGATCTGCTGCCCGTCTCCGGCGCCCTGCCCGGAGGCGAGGACACCGGCCCCTACGGGGCCTACGTGGCGTACGACGGACTCGGCCCCGGCCTGGAGTCCTCGCTCGACGGGCGGCTGTCGTACCCGGCCGCGGGGCGCGCCCGGCTCTCCGTGCCCGACACCGAGCGCGTGGACGTGCTGTGGTGGGCCTACCCCCTGGTGGGTCCGGGCCCGGAACGGCTGCTGGTGCTGGCCGCAGACGCGGGCGCGCTGCACCACCAGGACGACGGCATGGCGGTCGAGCGCATCGCGCCCGCTTTCGCCCTGCACACCGACTTCCCCGGCGCGGAGGAACTCGCCCGCAGGCTGCCGGAGATCCTGCCCAGCATGAGCGTGGGCGACAGCGCCCGCATCGTCTCGCAGGTCCTCGAACTGGGCTATCCGATCCTGGAGTTCAGCCAGAACGACCGGGTGCCCGTCACCCCCGACTGGGGCGTGCCCCGGCGCTCGGAGCGCAGGGCGCGCCGGGAGCGTGCGGCGCGCGCCGTGGCGGCCGGACGGCCGGTGCCGCAGGACGTGCAGGACGAGGGCGAGGACCTCGAGTACGCCGCGGTGCGCGAGCGGCTGGAGTTCCTCAACGAGGTCAGCGGCAAGATCGGCACCTCCCTGGACCTGGCGCAGACCATCATCGAGGTCAGCAAGGCCGTGGTGCCCCGCTTCACGGACGTGGCCTGCACGTATCTGCGCGAACAGGTCGTCGCCGGCGAGGGGTTCCCCGACGGCGTGCCCGACACCACCACCATGTGGCACCGGGTCGCCCTCGAACACACCGACGAGCCGGGCCGCTGGGAAGACGTCGTGCCGGTCGGCGAGGCCATGCCGTTCCCGGCTCAGACGCCCTTCTTCCAGTGCATGACCACCGGACAGCCCGTCGTCATCCCGCGCATCAGCGAGGAGATGGGGCACGCCATCGCCTCCCAGTTCGACAAGCGTGACATCCGGCCTCTCATCACCCACCGCTCCATGCTGATCGTGCCCCTGAAAGCACGCCAGGTGGTCCTCGGCTTCATGGCGCTGATGCGCCATCCGGAGCGTCCCGAGTTCAACGACATGGACCGTGTCACGGGTGCCGAACTCGCCGCCCGTGCGGCCCTCGTGCTGGACAACGCGCGCATGTACACGTACCAGGAGAACGTCGCGGAGACGCTTCAGGACAGCATGCTGCCGCACATCGCACCGCGCATGACGGGCTGCGACATCGCCACCCGCTACCTCCCGGGCACCCTGCTCGGACGCGTCGGCGGCGACTGGTTCGACTCCGTGAAACTGCCCGGCGCCCGCACCGCCCTCGTCGTCGGCGACGTCATGGGCCACGGGCTCAACTCCGCAGCCATGATGGGCCAGTTGCGTACGGCCGTGCAGACCATGGCCGCGCTCGACCTGCCGCCCGCCCAGCTGCTGCGCAACCTCGACGACCTCGCCCAGCGGCTCGGCGACAGCTACCTCGCGACCTGCCTGTACGCCGTCTACGACCCGATCGCGAGCGAACTGCACCTCGCCAACGCCGGCCACATCCCACCGGTGATCGTCCGCGCGGAGGACGGGCGCAGTGAACTGCTCGACCTGCCCACGGGTGCGCCGATCGGCGTCGGCGGGGTGCCGTTCGAGTCGGTACGGGTGCCGGTGTCGCCCGGCGACCGGCTGGTGATGTGCACCGACGGACTGGTCGAGGTGCGCGGCGAGGACATCGGTGTCGGGCTCGCCACGCTGTGCGAGTCCGCCGCGCACCCGGCGGCCTCCATGGACGACGCCTGCGACACGATCATCCGCGCCCTCAACACGTGCGGCGGCCGCAAGGACGACGTGGCGCTGCTCATGGCCCGGCTGGCCGGCATCGAACCCGAGGACGTCGCCGTATGGCGGTTCTCCCTGGATCCCGTCGAGGTGGGCCGGGCCCGCGCGGTGGTCCGTGAACAACTCCACGAGTGGGGGCTCGGCGCGCTCGCCCACAACGCCGAGTTGATGGTCAGCGAACTGGTCACCAACGCCGTGCGGCACTCCCACGGCCGCCCGGTCGAAGTGCGGCTCGTGCGCGGCGACACCCTGCTGTG